Proteins from a genomic interval of Verrucomicrobium sp.:
- a CDS encoding acylphosphatase: MKKRLTVYFEGHVQGVGFRYETQKLAAGYDVAGTVENLDDGRVLLVGEGEEEELRIFLADLMKSHLGPHVRRYEEGWDEARGGLAGFRIAR, translated from the coding sequence ATGAAAAAACGTCTCACTGTCTATTTCGAAGGGCACGTCCAGGGCGTCGGCTTCCGTTACGAGACGCAGAAGCTGGCCGCCGGCTACGACGTGGCCGGGACGGTGGAGAACCTCGACGACGGCCGGGTCCTGTTGGTCGGCGAGGGGGAGGAGGAGGAGCTGCGGATCTTTCTGGCCGACCTCATGAAAAGCCATTTGGGCCCCCACGTCCGCCGTTATGAGGAAGGCTGGGACGAGGCCCGGGGCGGCTTGGCGGGCTTCCGCATCGCGCGATAG